In a genomic window of Bacillus rossius redtenbacheri isolate Brsri chromosome 4 unlocalized genomic scaffold, Brsri_v3 Brsri_v3_scf4_2, whole genome shotgun sequence:
- the LOC134542003 gene encoding filaggrin-2-like, translating to MLTQVAAIVMVLNLTTSSTIRTNTVNTDNTSYHPGSHNSHNCWLKCFTSKKYDHNFGYTNRTSRHGGESTAQEGLSTGYGGQSSGYGGQSTGLGRQSTSKGGQNTDYGGQNSGNVGISTDNGGQSTGQGDKSTGYGEYKTSLRGHSTALRRETTGIGGLSTGYGGHNFGLKEQSTGKGSQSTGYGVQSSGYGGHSTYFGGQSTDKGGQSTSYGGNNSGYVRHSLEGQSKWEGCQSSRYGGHIIGLGGQGGLSAIRGGHTFGLRGHSFGLGRNSFGLGEQSNSKGSTGCGGRNTGYGEQITGHRRQSADKGGHNTVFGGQSSGYGVHSTDLRARSIGKGIRSSNNGGHSTGKGDQSTSFGGPGTDKGGQRTGKRGYSTGKGGHNTGLRGPSTVKGGQKTGNRGYSTGKGGHNTGLGEPSTVEGGQRNGKRGYSTGKGGHNTDLGGPSTVKGGQRNGNRGYSTGKKGHKPGLGGPSTGKGGQRTRNRGHSTGKEGQSSSFGEPSTVEGGQRNGKRGYSTGKGGHNTDLGGPSTVKGGQRNGNRGYSTGKKNHNTGHGGPSTDNGTQITGNRGYITGKEGQSSSFGGPSTDNGIQITGNRGYSTGKEGQSTSIGGPSTDNGIQITGNRGHTTGKDGQSTSIGGPSTDNGIQITGNRGYSSGKEGQSSSIGAPSTDNKIQITGNRGYSAGKESHSTSIGGPSTDNGTQITGNRGNSTGKESQSTSIEGASTDNGIQITGNRGYSAGKEGQNTSIGGPSTDNGIQITGNRGYITGKGGKSTSIGAPSTDNGIQITGNRGYSAGKESHSTSIGGPSTDNGTQITGNRGYSTGKESQSTSIGGPSTDNGIQITGNREYITGKEGQSTSIGGPSTDNGIQITGNRRHTTGKDGQSTSIGGASTDNGIQITGNRGYITGKEGQSSSIGGPSTDNGIQITGNRGHTTGKDGQSTSIGGASTDNGIQITGNRGYITGKGGKSTSIGAPSTDNGNQITGNRGYSAGKESHSTSIGGPSTDNGTQITGNRGYSTGKESQSTSIGGPSTDNGIQITGNRGHTTGKDGQSTSIGGASTDNGIQITGNRGYITGKEGQSSNFGGASTDNGIQITGNRGYITGKEGQSSSFGGPSSVKEGQKTGNRGYSTGKEGKSTSIGGASTDNGIQITGNRGYSAGKEGQSTSIGGPSTDNGIQITGNREYITGKEGQSTSIGEPSTDNGFQITVNRGYTTDKEGQNTSIGGPSTDNGIQITGNRGHTTGKEGNSTGLGGPSIGKGGPRSGNRGNSTGKEDYSTGLGVPSIGKGSQTINYGDKSSGLREHRSGYEGISISKQANISLHGGQSSFHVDISTALGSIIDSQGGRSSGHHGKSTRHRGITTDQGEESSAEGNITIPHGGNSTGHGGHSKGFEYHSIGQCDNSSVYRGHSSNYGGQITGLGGHVSSEGHVSAEGGHSSSHGGNSSFKGVHSSSRGVHSTGKRGHRSGNGSLSSAQGYHILRHKDHIHMHGGHGNYRHDTYDDDDCDFDDDDDDDDEDDDDDEDDDADDDDRD from the exons ATGTTGACCCAG GTGGCTGCCATAGTTATGGTACTGAATTTAACAACGTCTTCAACAATAAGAACTAACACTGTTAATACCGATAATACCAGTTATCATCCCGGATCACACAATTCACACAATTGTTGGCTAAAATGCTTCACTTCTAAAAAATATGACCACAACTTCGGCTATACAAATCGAACTTCCAGACATGGAGGAGAAAGCACTGCCCAAGAAGGTCTGAGCACTGGCTATGGTGGACAAAGTTCTGGCTATGGAGGACAAAGCACTGGACTTGGTAGACAAAGCACTAGCAAGGGTGGTCAGAACACTGATTATGGTGGACAGAATTCTGGCAATGTAGGAATTAGCACAGACAATGGAGGTCAAAGCACTGGCCAAGGAGATAAGAGCACTGGCTATGGAGAATACAAAACTAGCCTTAGAGGACATAGTACTGCCCTTAGAAGAGAAACCACTGGCATAGGAGGCCTAAGCACTGGCTATGGAGGTCATAACTTTGGCCTTAAAGAACAAAGCACAGGTAAAGGAAGCCAGAGCACTGGCTATGGTGTACAGAGTTCTGGCTATGGAGGACACAGCACTTACTTTGGAGGACAAAGCACAGATAAAGGTGGTCAAAGCACAAGCTATGGAGGAAACAATTCTGGTTATGTAAGACACAGCCTTGAAGGACAAAGCAAATGGGAAGGATGCCAGAGTTCTCGCTATGGTGGTCACATCATTGGCCTTGGAGGCCAAGGAGGTCTGAGCGCTATCCGTGGAGGACACACCTTTGGCCTTAGAGGACACAGCTTTGGCCTTGGAAGAAACAGCTTTGGACTTGGAGAACAAAGCAATAGCAAAGGAAGCACTGGCTGTGGAGGACGAAACACTGGCTATGGAGAACAAATCACTGGCCATAGAAGACAAAGTGCTGACAAGGGTGGTCATAACACTGTCTTTGGTGGACAGAGTTCTGGATATGGAGTACACAGCACTGACCTTAGAGCACGAAGTATTGGCAAAGGAATTCGGAGCAGTAATAATGGAGGACACAGCACTGGCAAAGGAGATCAGAGCACTAGCTTCGGAGGACCAGGTACTGATAAAGGAGGTCAGAGAACTGGTAAAAGAGGATACAGCACTGGCAAAGGAGGACATAACACTGGCCTTAGAGGACCAAGCACTGTTAAAGGAGGTCAAAAAACTGGTAATAGAGGATACAGCACTGGCAAAGGAGGTCATAACACTGGCCTTGGAGAACCAAGCACTGTTGAAGGAGGTCAGAGAAATGGTAAAAGAGGATACAGCACTGGCAAAGGAGGACATAACACTGACCTTGGAGGACCAAGCACTGTTAAAGGAGGTCAGAGAAATGGTAATAGAGGATACAGCACTGGCAAAAAAGGTCATAAACCTGGCCTTGGAGGACCAAGCACTGGTAAAGGAGGTCAGAGAACTCGTAATAGAGGACACAGCACTGGCAAAGAAGGTCAGAGTTCTAGCTTCGGAGAACCAAGCACTGTTGAAGGAGGTCAGAGAAATGGTAAAAGAGGATACAGCACTGGCAAAGGAGGACATAACACTGACCTTGGAGGACCAAGCACTGTTAAAGGAGGTCAGAGAAATGGTAATAGAGGATACAGCActggcaaaaaaaatcataacactgGCCATGGAGGACCAAGTACTGATAATGGAACTCAGATAACTGGTAATAGAGGATACATCACTGGCAAAGAAGGTCAGAGCTCTAGCTTCGGAGGACCAAGTACTGATAATGGAATTCAGATAACTGGTAATAGAGGATACAGCACTGGCAAAGAAGGTCAGAGCACTAGCATCGGAGGACCAAGTACTGATAATGGAATTCAGATAACTGGTAATAGAGGACACACCACTGGCAAAGATGGTCAGAGCACTAGCATCGGAGGACCAAGTACTGATAATGGAATTCAGATAACTGGTAATAGAGGATACAGTTCTGGCAAAGAAGGTCAGAGCTCTAGCATCGGAGCACCAAGTACTGATAATAAAATTCAGATAACTGGTAATAGAGGATACAGCGCTGGCAAAGAAAGTCACAGCACTAGCATCGGAGGACCAAGTACTGATAATGGAACTCAGATAACTGGTAATAGAGGAAACAGCACTGGCAAAGAAAGTCAGAGCACTAGCATCGAAGGAGCAAGTACTGATAATGGAATTCAGATAACTGGTAATAGAGGATACAGCGCTGGCAAAGAAGGTCAGAACACTAGCATCGGAGGACCAAGTACTGATAATGGAATTCAGATAACTGGTAATAGAGGATACATCACTGGCAAAGGAGGTAAGAGCACTAGCATCGGAGCACCAAGTACTGATAATGGAATTCAGATAACTGGTAATAGAGGATACAGCGCTGGCAAAGAAAGTCACAGCACTAGCATCGGAGGACCAAGTACTGATAATGGAACTCAGATAACTGGTAATAGAGGATACAGCACTGGCAAAGAAAGTCAGAGCACTAGCATCGGAGGACCAAGTACTGATAATGGAATTCAGATAACTGGTAATAGAGAATACATCACTGGCAAAGAAGGTCAGAGCACTAGCATCGGAGGACCAAGTACTGATAATGGAATTCAGATAACTGGTAATAGAAGACACACCACTGGCAAAGATGGTCAGAGCACTAGCATCGGAGGAGCAAGTACTGATAATGGAATTCAGATAACTGGTAATAGAGGATACATCACTGGCAAAGAAGGTCAGAGCTCTAGCATCGGAGGACCAAGTACTGATAATGGAATTCAGATAACTGGTAATAGAGGACACACCACTGGCAAAGATGGTCAGAGCACTAGCATCGGAGGAGCAAGTACTGATAATGGAATTCAGATAACTGGTAATAGAGGATACATCACTGGCAAAGGAGGTAAGAGCACTAGCATAGGAGCACCAAGTACTGATAATGGAAATCAGATAACTGGTAATAGAGGATACAGCGCTGGCAAAGAAAGTCACAGCACTAGCATCGGAGGACCAAGTACTGATAATGGAACTCAGATAACTGGTAATAGAGGATACAGCACTGGCAAAGAAAGTCAGAGCACTAGCATCGGAGGACCAAGTACTGATAATGGAATTCAGATAACTGGTAATAGAGGACACACCACTGGCAAAGATGGTCAGAGCACTAGCATCGGAGGAGCAAGTACTGATAATGGAATTCAGATAACTGGTAATAGAGGATACATCACTGGCAAAGAAGGTCAGAGCTCTAACTTCGGAGGAGCAAGTACTGATAATGGAATTCAGATAACTGGTAATAGAGGATACATCACTGGCAAAGAAGGTCAGAGCTCTAGCTTCGGTGGACCAAGCAGTGTTAAAGAAGGTCAGAAAACTGGTAATAGAGGATACAGCACTGGCAAAGAAGGTAAGAGCACTAGCATCGGAGGAGCAAGTACTGATAATGGGATTCAGATAACTGGTAATAGAGGATACAGCGCTGGCAAAGAAGGTCAGAGCACTAGCATCGGAGGACCAAGTACTGATAATGGAATTCAGATAACTGGTAATAGAGAATACATCACTGGCAAAGAAGGTCAGAGCACTAGCATCGGAGAACCAAGTACTGATAATGGATTTCAGATAACTGTTAATAGAGGATATACCACTGACAAAGAAGGTCAGAACACTAGCATCGGAGGACCAAGTACTGATAATGGAATTCAGATAACTGGTAATAGAGGACACACCACTGGCAAAGAAGGTAATAGCACTGGTCTTGGAGGACCAAGCATTGGTAAAGGAGGTCCGAGATCTGGTAATAGAGGAAACAGCACTGGCAAAGAAGATTATAGCACTGGCCTTGGAGTACCAAGCATTGGTAAAGGAAGTCAGACCATTAACTATGGAGATAAGAGTTCTGGACTTCGAGAACACAGATCAGGCTACGAAGGAATTAGCATCAGCAAACAAGCAAATATTTCTCTACATGGTGGTCAAAGCAGTTTTCATGTTGATATTAGTACTGCTCTTGGAAGTATCATTGATAGTCAAGGTGGTCGCAGTTCGGGCCATCATGGAAAAAGCACTAGGCATAGAGGTATCACCACTgaccaaggagaagaaagttcggCTGAAGGAAATATTACCATACCCCATGGAGGTAATAGCACAGGCCATGGAGGTCACAGCAAAGGTTTTGAATATCACAGCATTGGTCAATGTGATAATAGTTCTGTTTATAGAGGTCATAGTTCTAACTATGGAGGACAAATTACTGGTCTTGGAGGTCACGTTTCATCTGAAGGTCACGTTTCTGCTGAAGGAGGTCACAGCTCTAGTCATGGAGGAAATAGCTCCTTCAAAGGAGTTCATAGTTCCTCTAGAGGAGTTCATAGCACTGGCAAGAGAGGTCACAGATCTGGTAATGGTAGTCTCAGTTCAGCTCAAGGTTATCACATCCTTAGGCATAAAGATCATATACACATGCATGGTGGTCATGGAAATTATCGACATGACACTTATGACGATGATGACTGCgactttgatgatgatgatgatgatgatgatgaagatgatgatgatgatgaagatgatgatgctGATGATGATGACAGAGATTGA